The following proteins are co-located in the Gemmatimonadota bacterium genome:
- a CDS encoding type II toxin-antitoxin system VapC family toxin, translating into MNMVIDTSAIIASVMRGPERDALAEAASGHVLIAPGFVRWEVCQALSVMIRQKGIDIVEARRGMEILDNIPLRYVDVDMAQVLTIASRLKGVAADAFLLETAIRYNAPLLTLDRSLGRAAESLGIYVVRLEDEGG; encoded by the coding sequence ATGAATATGGTCATCGATACTTCGGCGATTATCGCATCCGTCATGCGGGGTCCCGAACGGGATGCCCTTGCCGAAGCGGCATCGGGCCATGTCCTCATCGCGCCGGGATTCGTCCGGTGGGAAGTCTGCCAGGCCCTGTCCGTCATGATTCGGCAGAAAGGTATAGACATCGTGGAAGCGCGAAGAGGGATGGAGATCCTGGATAACATACCCTTGCGTTACGTGGATGTGGACATGGCCCAGGTTCTTACGATCGCGTCTCGACTGAAAGGGGTAGCGGCTGACGCGTTCTTACTGGAGACCGCCATCAGGTACAACGCGCCGCTGCTGACCCTGGACCGGTCGTTGGGCCGCGCCGCGGAGTCACTCGGCATTTACGTGGTGCGTTTGGAAGATGAGGGGGGCTGA
- a CDS encoding type II toxin-antitoxin system Phd/YefM family antitoxin: protein MDVYTYSEARQNLSSLLDEAESTGKVIIRRKDGRRYAVVPELSPVSPLDIPTVETSITVKEVVKLVRRQRVRGKKRGSD, encoded by the coding sequence ATGGATGTATATACATATTCCGAAGCGAGGCAAAATCTGTCGAGTTTGCTCGACGAAGCGGAATCGACGGGCAAGGTCATCATCCGCAGGAAGGATGGCAGGAGATATGCCGTCGTCCCCGAGTTGTCTCCCGTATCGCCGCTGGATATACCGACGGTCGAAACGAGCATCACGGTGAAGGAAGTCGTCAAGCTCGTCAGGCGCCAGCGCGTCAGGGGTAAAAAGCGGGGCTCCGATTAA
- a CDS encoding TolC family protein has translation MSVFPRYAGVLIVILAVSFALASAVQPARAQTPRLEALVAEALDRSPALQAAHQRRTAAEHRRPQVASYPDPALSYTRWLSSPETRVGPQRNVLAFGQTIPYPGKLSLRGDMSGEETAVETAGIQSIARDIAYEVKSVYYDLYRVDRSLRILEDYLVLLETFTAAAEEKYATGSGSQADVLKSHVEASEILQKRITLEGERSALVARLNGVLSRPSDSPVDPVAVIDTTRYAQPESVVVERALAVRQELDAVDARIRRNELGVRLARLANRPDFMVQGSYITVPKIGDHPASDAGKDAFGVMLSVNLPVFRSRTRAEVQEAMARVEESRHARQRILDAVAAEVAGAYGRLSHSGRALDVYEQGLIVQAESSVLATLAAYQTGQMDFLDLLDAERMVLRTRLGYVAETANYRKYLSQLERAAGGSLP, from the coding sequence ATGTCCGTATTCCCACGATACGCGGGCGTTCTGATCGTGATTCTCGCAGTGTCTTTCGCCCTGGCGTCCGCCGTTCAGCCGGCCCGGGCGCAGACGCCGCGGCTAGAGGCGCTGGTCGCCGAGGCCCTGGACCGCAGTCCGGCCCTGCAGGCGGCCCATCAGCGCAGGACCGCGGCGGAGCACCGCCGGCCGCAGGTAGCATCCTACCCGGACCCGGCATTATCGTACACGCGGTGGCTGTCTTCGCCGGAAACGCGCGTCGGGCCACAGCGGAACGTGCTGGCCTTCGGTCAGACGATCCCCTATCCGGGCAAGCTGAGCCTGCGCGGCGACATGTCCGGAGAAGAAACGGCGGTCGAAACGGCCGGCATCCAGTCCATCGCCCGCGATATCGCCTACGAAGTGAAGTCCGTCTACTACGATCTGTACCGGGTCGACCGGTCCCTGCGCATCCTCGAGGACTACCTGGTACTGCTGGAGACCTTCACCGCCGCCGCGGAGGAGAAGTACGCAACCGGGAGCGGTTCGCAGGCCGACGTGCTCAAGTCTCACGTGGAAGCGTCGGAGATCCTGCAGAAGCGCATTACGCTGGAAGGCGAGCGCAGCGCCCTCGTTGCCCGGCTCAACGGCGTGCTCAGCCGTCCGTCCGATTCGCCGGTCGATCCGGTGGCTGTCATTGACACCACGAGATACGCGCAGCCGGAATCCGTGGTGGTCGAACGGGCGCTGGCCGTCCGTCAGGAGCTGGATGCGGTCGACGCCCGGATCCGGCGAAACGAACTGGGCGTACGCCTCGCCCGACTCGCCAACCGGCCGGATTTCATGGTGCAGGGTTCCTATATCACCGTACCGAAAATCGGGGACCATCCGGCTTCGGACGCGGGGAAAGACGCATTCGGTGTCATGCTGAGCGTGAATCTGCCCGTGTTTCGGAGTCGCACACGGGCCGAAGTGCAGGAGGCCATGGCACGGGTGGAAGAAAGCCGGCATGCCAGGCAGCGCATCCTGGATGCCGTCGCGGCGGAGGTCGCGGGGGCCTACGGACGGCTCAGCCATTCGGGGCGGGCCCTTGACGTCTACGAGCAGGGCCTGATCGTCCAGGCGGAAAGCAGCGTGCTGGCGACGCTGGCCGCCTACCAGACGGGGCAGATGGACTTTCTCGACCTGCTCGACGCGGAGCGCATGGTGCTGCGTACCCGGCTGGGGTACGTGGCGGAGACGGCAAACTATCGAAAGTACCTCAGCCAGCTGGAACGGGCCGCCGGAGGATCGCTCCCGTAG